One window of the Triticum dicoccoides isolate Atlit2015 ecotype Zavitan chromosome 3B, WEW_v2.0, whole genome shotgun sequence genome contains the following:
- the LOC119276989 gene encoding probable sugar phosphate/phosphate translocator At1g06470, which yields MGDCAVENGHAHAKEEDAPEVPVEPAEGAAEPQVVAGGQRKQGGIRREPSFSRWCKDASAASNAPAGAASPASAPSDDDSEEFELPLLPSAAAAHRLPMDIEAGAAAGSDSVPVSPWLIAKIIFLIASWYTLSTCLTLYNKEMLGKRMWKFPAPFLMNTVHFTMQAIASRVIVWFQQRGMEAERNPMSWKDYFLRVVPTALATALDINLTNISFVFITVTFATMCKSGAPIFILLFAFLFRLEKPSFNILGIMLIVSIGVLLTVAKETQFNLWGFIFIMLAAVMSGFRWCMTQILLQKEEYGLKNPFTLMSYVTPVMAITTAIISIAMDPWHEVRASHFFDSPAHILRSILLMLLGGALAFFMVLTEYVLVSVTSAVTVTIAGIVKEAVTILVAVLFFNDPFTWLKGFGLATIIFGVSLFNLYKYHRFKKDRHSKHVDPNSHSSNGASKYVIIDDDIEDQDDTG from the exons ATGGGGGACTGTGCCGTGGAGAACGGCCACGCCCACGCGAAGGAAGAGGACGCGCCGGAAGTGCCCGTCGAGCCCGCGGAGGGCGCCGCGGAGCCGCAGGTGGTGGCTGGCGGGCAGAGGAAGCAGGGAGGGATACGCAGGGAGCCGTCGTTCTCGCGGTGGTGCAAGGACGCCTCCGCGGCGTCCAATGCCCCCGCCGGCGCCGCTTCGCCGGCCTCTGCACCGAGCGACGATGATTCGGAGGAGTTCGAGCTGCCGCTTctgccatccgccgccgccgcccaccgcttGCCGATGGATATCGAGGCAGGAGCGGCGGCGGGATCTGACAGCGTCCCGGTCTCGCCGTGGCTGATCGCCAAGATTATATTTCTGATAGCGAGTTGGTACACGCTGAGCACCTGCTTGACGCT GTATAACAAGGAGATGCTTGGGAAGCGCATGTGGAAGTTCCCTGCCCCGTTCCTGATGAATACGGTGCATTTCACCATGCAGGCTATTGCGTCGAGGGTGATTGTGTGGTTCCAGCAACGGGGCATGGAGGCAGAGCGTAATCCAATGTCATGGAAAGATTACTTTCTGCGAG TTGTTCCAACAGCTTTGGCTACTGCTCTTGATATAAATTTGACCAACATTTCGTTTGTTTTCATTACTGTGACATTCGCTACAATG TGTAAATCTGGGGCTCCAATTTTCATTCTTCTCTTTGCTTTTCTATTCAG GCTAGAGAAGCCGAGCTTTAACATTCTTGGAATCATGCTGATTGTTTCTATTGGAGTTCTACTGACAG TTGCCAAAGAGACACAATTTAATCTTTGGGGATTTATATTTATTATGCTTGCTGCTGTCATGTCTGGTTTCCGCTGGTGCATGACACAGATTCTCCTCCAG AAAGAGGAATATG GATTAAAGAACCCCTTCACCTTAATGAGTTATGTTACCCCGGTGATGGCAATAACAACTGCAATTATTTCCATTGCCATGGATCCATGGCATGAAGTCAGAGCAAGTCACTTCTTTGATAGTCCAGCTCACATATTAAGAAGCATCTTATTGATGCTTCTAGGTGGTGCTTTGGCATTCTTCATG GTATTGACAGAATATGTTCTGGTTTCTGTAACAAGTGCTGTAACAGTGACCATAGCTGGGATTGTCAAGGAAGCTGTCACAATTTTG gtTGCTGTGCTTTTCTTCAATGATCCATTTACCTGGTTAAAGGGATTTGGACTGGCAACAATTATATTTGGTGTCAGCCTTTTCAATCTGTACAA GTACCATAGGTTCAAGAAAGACCGCCACAGTAAACATGTTGACCCAAATTCCCATTCCTCCAATGGTGCCTCAAAATATGTTATCATTGATGATGATATTGAAGATCAGGATGATACAGGCTGA